One stretch of Streptomyces hygroscopicus DNA includes these proteins:
- a CDS encoding short-chain dehydrogenase, which yields MGLLEGKTALVTGGSTGIGLASAVRLAAEGAHVFITGRRETELDAAVEAIGPTAIGVTGDISNLADLDRLYETIRSRGRGLDVLFANASVASLVPLEQVTEEHFDTLFGINVRGTLFTVQKALPLLNDGASVILNGSTNVDVGDEALGVYAATKAATRSFSRTWANELKGRGIRVNTITPGPTDTPGMSGLSSDPEEFKRQLATRVPLGRLGRPEEVAAAVTFLASEQSSFITGSSLYIDGGLNQI from the coding sequence GTGGGACTTCTTGAGGGAAAGACCGCTCTCGTCACCGGGGGCAGCACCGGCATCGGCCTGGCCAGTGCCGTACGGCTGGCGGCCGAGGGTGCACACGTCTTCATCACCGGCCGACGCGAGACCGAACTCGACGCGGCCGTCGAGGCGATTGGTCCAACGGCTATCGGGGTGACCGGCGACATCTCGAACCTGGCCGACTTGGACCGGCTCTACGAGACGATCCGCAGCCGGGGGCGGGGCCTGGACGTACTGTTCGCGAATGCCTCCGTCGCCTCGCTCGTGCCGCTCGAGCAGGTCACCGAGGAGCATTTCGACACCCTCTTCGGCATCAACGTCCGGGGCACGCTGTTCACCGTGCAGAAGGCTCTGCCACTGCTCAACGACGGCGCTTCGGTCATCCTGAACGGCTCTACCAACGTGGACGTGGGCGACGAGGCGCTCGGTGTGTACGCGGCAACCAAGGCCGCCACCCGATCGTTCTCCCGCACCTGGGCCAACGAACTCAAGGGACGCGGCATCCGGGTCAACACCATCACGCCCGGCCCGACCGATACACCCGGGATGTCAGGGCTCAGCTCCGACCCGGAGGAGTTCAAACGGCAACTGGCAACGCGTGTGCCGCTGGGCCGGCTCGGGCGCCCGGAGGAGGTCGCCGCCGCCGTGACCTTCCTCGCCTCCGAGCAGAGCAGCTTCATCACCGGTTCGAGCCTGTACATCGACGGCGGGCTGAACCAGATCTGA
- a CDS encoding TetR family transcriptional regulator, which yields MRKGAATRLRIVEAAAAEIRERGTNATTLDDVCRRSGTGKGQMFYYFPGGREQLLLAVAELEAERVFDDQQPYLNELTSRAAWEAWRDLIVERYRDQGLHCPLGVLIADVGRYSPAAQAVSAQLVRRWQECVRAGIEATQAAGEANPALDADRTAAAVIATVQGGVTVLLSTGSAEHLEAGLNLCLDHLLSWPATNEIASSPPPRRTSRTGSPARAAKSAEE from the coding sequence ATGAGGAAAGGCGCCGCGACCCGCCTGCGCATTGTCGAAGCCGCCGCGGCCGAGATCCGGGAACGCGGCACGAACGCCACCACGCTCGACGACGTGTGCCGACGCAGCGGCACCGGCAAGGGGCAGATGTTCTATTACTTCCCGGGAGGTCGGGAACAGCTTCTGCTCGCGGTCGCCGAACTCGAAGCCGAGCGAGTCTTCGACGACCAGCAGCCGTATCTCAACGAACTCACCTCGCGCGCGGCCTGGGAGGCGTGGCGCGACCTCATCGTCGAGCGCTACCGCGACCAGGGGCTGCACTGCCCGCTCGGGGTGCTGATCGCCGACGTGGGCCGGTACAGCCCGGCGGCGCAGGCGGTGTCGGCGCAACTGGTGCGGCGGTGGCAGGAGTGCGTCCGAGCCGGTATCGAGGCCACGCAAGCGGCCGGCGAGGCCAACCCGGCACTCGACGCCGATCGCACGGCCGCGGCCGTGATCGCCACCGTCCAGGGCGGTGTCACCGTCCTGCTCTCCACCGGCTCCGCGGAACATCTGGAGGCCGGGCTGAACCTCTGCCTCGACCACCTGCTGTCGTGGCCCGCGACCAACGAAATCGCGTCTAGCCCTCCGCCGAGGCGAACTTCCAGGACCGGCAGTCCGGCTCGTGCCGCGAAGTCTGCTGAGGAATGA
- a CDS encoding sulfate ABC transporter permease encodes MASSKTTPGTAVDEADGGNGDEQSIAKSVEKSTAKSTAKARAGNSQDLAGLEAGLDALDTVQIKRVSPVEVLVQKVLPPIVAVAVVLGLWKVLVLAKVTDDYKLPDPGLVWDALRQLWLRGELFDIVWTSVSRGLFGFVIALAIGTPLGLIVARVKFIRAGLGPILSGLQSLPSVAWVPPAVIWLGLNDQMMYTVILLGAVPSIANGLVAGIDQVPPLFLRAGRTLGARGLVSAWHILLPAALPGYVAGLKQGWAFSWRSLMAAEIIAKSPDLGLGLGQYLENQRNNSDMAGVLLGILMILVVGIAIELLIFAPIERRVLRSRGLLASAR; translated from the coding sequence ATGGCCAGCAGTAAGACCACCCCCGGCACCGCGGTCGACGAAGCCGACGGCGGCAACGGCGACGAGCAGTCCATAGCCAAGTCCGTCGAGAAGTCCACGGCGAAGTCCACGGCGAAGGCGCGTGCGGGGAACTCCCAGGACCTGGCGGGCCTGGAGGCCGGTCTGGACGCCCTGGACACGGTGCAGATCAAGCGTGTCTCACCGGTCGAGGTGCTGGTCCAGAAGGTGCTGCCGCCCATCGTGGCCGTGGCCGTCGTCCTGGGCCTGTGGAAGGTGCTCGTCCTCGCGAAGGTCACCGACGACTACAAGCTGCCCGACCCGGGTCTGGTCTGGGACGCGCTGCGCCAACTGTGGCTGCGGGGCGAGCTGTTCGACATCGTCTGGACCAGTGTCTCGCGCGGTCTGTTCGGCTTCGTCATCGCGCTGGCGATCGGGACCCCGCTGGGGCTGATCGTGGCCCGGGTGAAGTTCATCCGCGCCGGTCTCGGCCCGATCCTGTCCGGGCTGCAGTCGCTGCCCTCGGTCGCCTGGGTGCCGCCCGCGGTGATCTGGCTGGGCCTGAACGACCAGATGATGTACACCGTCATCCTGCTGGGCGCGGTCCCCTCCATCGCCAACGGACTGGTGGCCGGCATCGACCAGGTGCCGCCGCTCTTCCTGCGAGCCGGACGCACCCTCGGCGCCCGCGGTCTGGTCAGCGCCTGGCACATCCTGCTGCCCGCCGCGCTGCCGGGTTACGTCGCCGGGCTCAAGCAGGGCTGGGCCTTCTCCTGGCGCTCGCTGATGGCCGCCGAGATCATCGCCAAGTCCCCGGACCTGGGCCTGGGGCTCGGCCAGTACCTGGAGAACCAGCGCAACAACTCCGATATGGCGGGGGTGCTCCTCGGCATCCTCATGATCCTCGTCGTCGGCATCGCCATCGAGCTGCTGATCTTCGCCCCGATCGAGCGTCGGGTGCTGCGCAGCCGCGGCCTGCTGGCGAGCGCCCGCTGA
- a CDS encoding peptidase C14 caspase catalytic subunit P20, whose amino-acid sequence MPLPSPGVSRLTELGYDDIELPATPLPRMVDPGDALLLKADTFNLSWLEVGKPVSLRNLLASAGRQGQSPAEAARRLTAFGCPVPADHPLPDTPDTRDIVLIRTGPGGNGEWMEWGAAPPTSPRG is encoded by the coding sequence ATGCCGCTTCCGTCGCCTGGCGTCTCGAGGCTGACCGAACTCGGCTATGACGACATCGAGCTTCCCGCCACCCCGCTGCCCCGCATGGTGGACCCGGGGGACGCCCTGCTGCTCAAGGCGGATACGTTCAACCTCTCCTGGCTCGAGGTCGGCAAGCCCGTGTCGCTGCGGAATCTGCTCGCCTCCGCGGGGCGGCAGGGCCAAAGCCCCGCCGAGGCCGCACGGCGGCTGACCGCCTTCGGCTGCCCGGTCCCGGCCGACCATCCGCTGCCCGACACCCCGGACACCCGGGACATCGTGCTGATTCGCACCGGCCCCGGGGGCAATGGCGAGTGGATGGAGTGGGGCGCAGCCCCGCCGACGTCGCCGCGCGGCTGA
- a CDS encoding ATPase AAA, which produces MYVTDLELSGVREFHGHRAARLRFPRREDGSYAGWTVPAGRNGSGKSTVLQALALVLQGPAITHALLKDASEWMTRGARKAVVEASVVGPDHVDARWVSADDSPHDWFPETGSVRMVWERMTKRGESHVRLRRPSTTNAFALQRRAESGPWQETPQGWLCLGYGPYRRLDGGTSLRSAAGLERVDRLATLFDENVCLAEGVTWLIDQHPRGLEGRPGARELVDTVKLLLGDGLLPDDHEVSGIGRVPSAERPVEQLVVGAGERSGRPSGA; this is translated from the coding sequence ATGTACGTGACGGACTTGGAGCTGTCCGGCGTCCGGGAGTTCCACGGTCACCGGGCGGCCCGGTTGCGATTCCCGCGACGTGAGGACGGCAGTTACGCGGGCTGGACCGTGCCGGCCGGGCGGAACGGCTCGGGCAAGTCGACGGTGCTGCAAGCCCTCGCGTTGGTTCTGCAGGGCCCCGCCATCACCCATGCGTTGCTCAAGGACGCCAGTGAGTGGATGACACGAGGGGCGCGTAAGGCGGTCGTCGAGGCGTCGGTGGTCGGGCCGGACCATGTGGACGCCCGGTGGGTCAGCGCGGATGACTCACCCCACGACTGGTTTCCGGAGACCGGGAGCGTCCGCATGGTCTGGGAGCGGATGACAAAGCGCGGCGAGAGTCATGTCCGGTTGCGGCGCCCGTCCACGACGAACGCCTTCGCACTTCAACGGAGAGCCGAGTCCGGGCCGTGGCAGGAGACCCCGCAGGGGTGGCTGTGCCTTGGGTACGGCCCGTACCGCCGACTCGATGGTGGGACCTCCCTGCGGTCCGCCGCCGGACTCGAGCGTGTCGACCGGCTGGCAACGCTCTTCGACGAGAACGTCTGCCTGGCCGAGGGCGTCACCTGGCTGATCGACCAGCACCCGCGCGGCCTCGAGGGACGTCCCGGTGCACGTGAGCTGGTGGACACGGTGAAGCTGCTGCTCGGGGATGGATTGTTGCCCGATGACCACGAGGTGAGCGGAATTGGCCGAGTACCGTCGGCTGAGCGGCCAGTTGAACAGCTCGTTGTCGGCGCGGGTGAGCGAAGTGGCCGCCCATCTGGGGCGTGA
- a CDS encoding alcohol dehydrogenase encodes MDVRAAGVNFFDTAIRGQALAEVPGAEGAGAVAETGEGVHGFAPGDRVAWLTINSHGSYAEQIVLPASGVVPVPDAVDDETAAALLLQGLTAHHFATVSHPVQPGDVALVHAAAGGVGMMLTQIIKARGGTVIGLVSRPEKIRVAADAGADHVLISSGDAFVEPVHELTGGEGVHVVFDGAGATTFAASLRVLRTHGTLVFYGPLIGDVPTIAMNDIPRSARLTYAVTEDHVRTPEELAARAAELFALVERGELVVRIGGRYPLAEAARAHADIESRTTTGKLLLLP; translated from the coding sequence GTGGACGTCCGTGCGGCGGGTGTGAACTTCTTCGACACCGCCATCCGCGGACAGGCCCTGGCCGAGGTGCCGGGCGCGGAAGGCGCCGGCGCGGTGGCGGAGACGGGCGAGGGCGTGCACGGGTTCGCCCCGGGGGATCGTGTCGCGTGGTTGACGATCAATAGCCACGGCAGCTACGCCGAGCAGATCGTGCTCCCGGCGAGCGGCGTCGTCCCGGTGCCCGACGCCGTCGACGACGAGACGGCCGCGGCCTTGCTCTTGCAGGGTCTGACCGCGCACCACTTCGCCACCGTGTCCCACCCCGTGCAGCCGGGGGACGTCGCGCTCGTGCACGCGGCCGCCGGCGGGGTCGGGATGATGCTCACCCAGATCATCAAGGCCCGCGGCGGCACCGTGATCGGCCTGGTGTCGCGACCGGAGAAGATCAGGGTCGCCGCCGACGCGGGCGCCGACCACGTCCTGATCTCCTCCGGTGACGCGTTCGTCGAGCCGGTGCACGAGCTGACCGGCGGCGAGGGTGTGCATGTGGTCTTCGACGGTGCGGGCGCGACCACGTTCGCCGCATCGCTGCGGGTACTGCGCACGCACGGCACGCTGGTGTTCTACGGGCCGCTGATCGGGGACGTGCCGACCATCGCGATGAACGACATCCCCCGCAGCGCCCGCCTCACCTACGCCGTGACCGAGGACCATGTCCGCACACCCGAGGAACTCGCGGCGCGCGCGGCCGAGTTGTTCGCGCTCGTCGAGAGGGGCGAGCTGGTCGTCCGGATCGGGGGTCGGTACCCGCTGGCGGAGGCGGCAAGGGCCCACGCGGACATCGAGTCGCGTACGACCACCGGGAAACTGCTGTTGCTCCCGTGA
- a CDS encoding TetR family transcriptional regulator, with translation METKQNGPIGRPRGFDADEALERAMLVFWKHGYEGASTANLTNAMGISTTSMYAAFGNKEKLFRKVLERYTEGPSAYLARAMEEPTALGVATAILTGTIRTTTRPASPHGCLGVQSALTVSDSGQEVRDLLVAWRNDGCRRVRERFQRAVDDGDLPPDTDPGLLARYVTTLAFGIAVQAASGLGRDELQEMADAALRSWPLS, from the coding sequence GTGGAGACGAAACAGAACGGCCCCATCGGCCGACCGCGAGGTTTCGACGCCGACGAAGCTCTCGAGCGCGCCATGCTGGTCTTCTGGAAGCACGGCTACGAGGGGGCCAGCACGGCCAACCTGACGAACGCGATGGGCATCTCCACCACCAGCATGTACGCGGCCTTCGGCAACAAGGAGAAGCTGTTCCGCAAGGTCCTGGAGCGCTACACCGAAGGCCCGAGCGCATACCTGGCCCGAGCCATGGAGGAGCCGACCGCCCTCGGCGTCGCCACCGCGATCCTGACCGGCACCATTCGAACCACCACCCGCCCGGCCAGTCCCCACGGATGCCTGGGTGTCCAGAGCGCCCTGACCGTCAGCGACTCCGGGCAGGAAGTCCGTGACCTCCTCGTCGCCTGGCGCAACGACGGCTGCCGCCGTGTCCGAGAGCGGTTCCAGCGAGCCGTCGACGACGGCGACCTGCCCCCGGACACCGATCCGGGGCTACTGGCCCGCTACGTCACCACCTTGGCCTTCGGCATCGCCGTACAAGCCGCGAGCGGTCTTGGCCGCGATGAACTCCAGGAGATGGCCGATGCCGCCCTGCGTAGCTGGCCACTCTCCTGA
- a CDS encoding xre family toxin-antitoxin system, antitoxin component → MPRNQPTARQRRLGTELRKMRDAAGVTARRAAELIGTNPIQMSQVEAGKAGISEARLRYMASQYACLDTALIDALVAMAAECGKGWWEEYRGLLAHGALDLAELEHHATYMRMLQASYVPGLLQTEAYIRALMAYAVPPLPPQHLDALVSFRVRRREVLSQDSAIAFSALIHESVLRTRVADRKVAREQLAFILEQSECPNVTVRVIPFDVDGFGGAGNSMLYVGGPVPKLDTAQIDAMHGSFWMDAESELTRYRALLDKAEASSLAAEASRDFIHRIAQEI, encoded by the coding sequence ATGCCGAGAAATCAGCCCACAGCACGACAGCGCCGACTCGGCACTGAGTTGCGGAAGATGCGCGATGCGGCTGGTGTGACCGCCCGCCGGGCGGCCGAGCTGATCGGTACGAATCCCATCCAGATGAGTCAGGTCGAAGCGGGCAAGGCCGGGATCAGCGAGGCACGGCTGCGCTATATGGCTTCTCAATACGCTTGCCTCGACACCGCGCTGATCGACGCGCTGGTTGCCATGGCCGCCGAGTGCGGCAAGGGGTGGTGGGAGGAGTACCGGGGCCTCCTCGCGCATGGCGCGCTGGACCTGGCCGAGTTGGAACACCATGCGACCTACATGCGCATGCTTCAAGCCTCCTACGTTCCGGGGCTTCTGCAGACCGAGGCGTACATCCGGGCGCTCATGGCCTACGCCGTTCCTCCGCTACCGCCACAGCATCTCGACGCGCTGGTCTCCTTCCGCGTACGGCGGCGGGAAGTGCTGTCCCAGGACTCGGCGATCGCGTTCTCTGCGTTGATTCATGAAAGTGTCCTGCGCACCCGCGTAGCCGACCGGAAGGTCGCACGCGAGCAGCTCGCCTTCATCCTGGAGCAGTCGGAGTGCCCGAACGTCACCGTCAGGGTGATCCCCTTTGATGTGGACGGTTTCGGCGGAGCCGGGAACTCCATGCTCTACGTCGGCGGGCCCGTCCCCAAGCTCGATACCGCGCAGATCGATGCCATGCACGGCTCGTTCTGGATGGACGCTGAGTCAGAGCTCACGAGATACCGCGCGCTACTGGACAAGGCCGAGGCTTCTTCCCTCGCGGCAGAGGCGTCTCGGGATTTCATCCACCGCATCGCGCAAGAAATATGA
- a CDS encoding serine protease → MAVHKQRNARRLGLAVAAATAVTAGVFVAVPAGATTAKPAEGTVYGTQSKSAVDGSFIVMLKGGKSVKAAAEGKDLAKQYGGKLSRTYDSAINGFSASGLSDTEAKRLAADPSVAKVVQNHRYTVKGTQENPPSWGLDRIDQEDTEGDKAYNYPDSAGEGVTAYVVDTGVRTSHKDFEGRATSGFDAIDNDDDADDGNGHGTHVAGTIAGAEHGVAKKAKIVAVRVLDDQGSGTTEQVVAGIDWVTENHQGPSVANMSLGGTPDEALDAAVQKAIDSGVTFAVAAGNESSDASQSSPARVKDAITVASSTDQDEQSDFSNYGDVVDIFAPGSDITSDWNTDDDATNTISGTSMATPHVVGAAAVYLSGHQDAKPADVAKALTDGATADKISNPGDGTPNKLLKVVE, encoded by the coding sequence ATGGCAGTTCACAAGCAGCGCAACGCGCGTCGACTCGGCCTCGCCGTAGCCGCCGCGACCGCCGTCACCGCCGGTGTCTTCGTGGCCGTTCCGGCCGGGGCCACCACCGCGAAGCCCGCGGAGGGCACCGTCTACGGCACCCAGTCGAAGAGCGCCGTGGACGGCAGCTTCATCGTCATGCTCAAGGGCGGCAAGAGCGTCAAGGCCGCCGCCGAGGGCAAGGACCTCGCCAAGCAGTACGGCGGGAAGCTGAGCCGCACCTACGACTCCGCCATCAACGGCTTCTCGGCCAGCGGGCTGAGCGACACCGAGGCCAAGCGGCTGGCCGCCGACCCGTCGGTCGCCAAGGTGGTCCAGAACCACCGCTACACGGTCAAGGGCACCCAGGAGAACCCGCCGTCGTGGGGCCTGGACCGGATCGACCAGGAAGACACCGAGGGCGACAAGGCGTACAACTACCCGGACAGCGCGGGTGAGGGCGTCACCGCCTACGTCGTCGACACCGGTGTCCGCACCAGCCACAAGGACTTCGAGGGCCGCGCCACGTCCGGCTTCGACGCCATCGACAACGACGACGACGCCGACGACGGCAACGGCCACGGCACCCACGTGGCCGGCACCATCGCCGGAGCCGAGCACGGCGTCGCCAAGAAGGCCAAGATCGTCGCGGTGCGCGTCCTGGACGACCAGGGCTCGGGCACCACCGAGCAGGTCGTCGCGGGCATCGACTGGGTCACCGAGAACCACCAGGGCCCGTCCGTCGCCAACATGAGCCTGGGCGGCACCCCCGACGAGGCCCTCGACGCCGCCGTGCAGAAGGCCATCGACTCCGGTGTCACCTTCGCCGTGGCGGCGGGCAACGAGTCCTCCGACGCCAGCCAGAGCTCTCCCGCCCGGGTGAAGGACGCGATCACGGTCGCCTCCAGCACCGACCAGGACGAGCAGTCCGACTTCTCCAACTACGGCGACGTGGTGGACATCTTCGCCCCCGGCTCGGACATCACCTCCGACTGGAACACCGACGACGACGCCACCAACACCATCTCCGGTACGTCGATGGCCACCCCGCACGTCGTGGGCGCCGCCGCCGTCTACCTCAGCGGCCACCAGGACGCCAAGCCGGCCGACGTGGCGAAGGCGCTGACGGACGGCGCGACCGCCGACAAGATCTCCAACCCGGGCGACGGCACGCCGAACAAGCTGCTGAAGGTCGTCGAGTAA
- a CDS encoding peptidase C14 caspase catalytic subunit P20 produces MGRSPADVAARLTALGYRLPDEVDYPEVCGTLRR; encoded by the coding sequence GTGGGGCGCAGCCCCGCCGACGTCGCCGCGCGGCTGACCGCGCTGGGCTACCGGCTGCCCGACGAGGTGGACTACCCGGAGGTGTGCGGCACGTTGCGCCGCTGA
- a CDS encoding NADPH:quinone reductase, with translation MRAARYHEYGGVETLVVEQVPDPHPGPGEIRVRVAAAGVNPVDWKVRSGAVREVFPVDLPAIPGRDVVGVVDETGADVQGVSIGDRVFGLGGVTGATAELAVLSAWAHAPTTWTDEEAAGAGLASVTAMGGLRALGPLRGRTLLVEGAAGGVGSAAVEIAVAQGATVIGTASERNHEFLTSLGAVPTTYGTGLAERLATLAPDGVDIALDTAASGSLADLIAIVGDPARVSTIADYTNAQRLGVRLANAENDSTLLAEAGELGRQGRYTPRVERTYPLERIAEAHAYAERGRTRGKIVVRI, from the coding sequence ATGCGCGCAGCCCGTTATCACGAGTACGGCGGTGTCGAGACCCTTGTGGTCGAGCAGGTGCCGGACCCGCATCCCGGGCCCGGCGAGATCCGCGTCCGCGTCGCGGCGGCCGGCGTCAATCCCGTCGACTGGAAGGTGCGTTCCGGTGCGGTGCGCGAGGTGTTCCCGGTGGACCTGCCCGCGATTCCTGGGCGTGATGTCGTCGGCGTGGTCGACGAGACCGGTGCGGACGTGCAGGGAGTGAGCATCGGCGACCGTGTCTTCGGGCTGGGCGGTGTCACCGGCGCGACAGCGGAGCTGGCCGTGCTCTCGGCCTGGGCCCACGCGCCCACCACGTGGACGGACGAGGAGGCGGCCGGTGCCGGTCTGGCATCCGTGACCGCGATGGGCGGGCTGAGGGCGCTCGGTCCCCTGCGGGGGCGCACCCTGCTCGTCGAGGGCGCCGCCGGAGGCGTGGGCAGTGCCGCGGTCGAGATCGCGGTGGCTCAGGGCGCCACCGTGATCGGGACGGCCAGCGAGCGCAACCACGAGTTCCTCACCTCGCTCGGAGCCGTTCCCACCACCTACGGCACCGGCCTCGCGGAGCGCCTCGCCACCCTGGCTCCGGACGGTGTCGACATCGCGCTCGACACCGCGGCCTCCGGGTCCCTGGCCGATCTCATCGCGATCGTGGGCGACCCTGCTCGCGTGTCGACGATCGCCGACTACACCAACGCGCAGCGCCTGGGTGTGCGTCTGGCCAACGCGGAGAACGACTCCACGCTCCTCGCCGAAGCGGGCGAACTCGGCCGGCAAGGCCGCTACACACCGCGCGTCGAGCGGACCTACCCCCTCGAACGGATCGCGGAAGCGCACGCATACGCCGAGCGCGGACGCACGCGGGGGAAGATCGTGGTCCGCATCTGA
- a CDS encoding sporulation protein yields MRNEESTTRRRLGVRMGAALGAAVVVAVVQPPALAAPDAGSWTTETVAPGVRVRAGVLRDADAKPVWTVTVQGPGSAPLGERSWADATAGRLRDAGVEPRVERVVWPAYADTPHGTMGWRVRVGSYAASGEAQGTREKVAGAGFTAVAEWTGYDAQQPADRESVHVAVIDPARFTGTVEGTHDDSVADREKTSSVAAKLGSLIAVNGGFFVTADADGVQGTMAGISAYDGELESMAAGSRAALILADGGRHARIADLTSTVTARAGSSTYAVQGINRVPGKVRNCGRPGATPTELPRQDLTCSEADDLVKFTPRFRAELPTGPGTQVVLDADGRVVSTGPRGGTVPAGGSVLQGIGAASDWLTAHARRGERIALEEVVRDTSGRRVRLDSDDSVVSAAPTLVKDGRIAVDAATEGTLDPKDLSFGYAWSNVRQPRTMAGLDKKGRLILATVDGRQPGVSEGFTLEEAARFMRSQGAVQALNLDGGGSTAMAVNGKLANITSDATGERAVGDTVQVLP; encoded by the coding sequence ATGCGCAACGAAGAGAGCACCACCCGCCGTCGTCTCGGCGTCCGGATGGGGGCCGCACTGGGGGCCGCCGTCGTCGTCGCGGTCGTCCAACCCCCGGCGCTGGCGGCGCCGGATGCCGGATCCTGGACGACGGAGACGGTGGCCCCGGGGGTGCGGGTGCGGGCCGGGGTTCTCCGGGACGCGGACGCCAAGCCGGTCTGGACCGTCACCGTGCAGGGGCCCGGCTCCGCGCCACTGGGCGAGCGGTCCTGGGCGGACGCCACGGCGGGGCGGCTGCGCGACGCCGGGGTCGAGCCGCGGGTCGAGCGGGTGGTGTGGCCCGCCTACGCGGATACGCCGCACGGCACCATGGGGTGGCGGGTGCGGGTTGGCTCGTACGCGGCCTCCGGCGAGGCGCAGGGCACGCGCGAGAAGGTCGCCGGGGCCGGGTTCACGGCGGTGGCGGAGTGGACCGGCTACGACGCGCAGCAGCCCGCCGACCGGGAGAGCGTCCATGTGGCGGTGATCGACCCGGCCCGGTTCACCGGCACGGTCGAGGGCACCCACGACGACAGTGTGGCGGACCGCGAGAAGACCTCTTCGGTCGCCGCGAAGCTGGGCTCCCTGATCGCCGTCAACGGTGGCTTCTTCGTCACCGCCGACGCCGACGGCGTCCAGGGAACGATGGCCGGAATCTCCGCGTACGACGGGGAGCTGGAGTCGATGGCCGCCGGTTCGCGGGCCGCGCTGATCCTCGCGGACGGCGGCCGGCACGCCCGTATCGCCGACCTGACCAGCACGGTCACCGCGCGGGCGGGGTCGTCCACGTATGCGGTGCAGGGCATCAACCGGGTGCCCGGCAAGGTGCGCAACTGCGGCCGCCCCGGGGCCACTCCGACCGAGCTGCCCCGGCAGGATCTGACCTGTTCCGAGGCCGACGACCTGGTGAAGTTCACCCCGAGGTTCCGCGCCGAGCTGCCCACCGGGCCCGGCACCCAGGTCGTGCTCGACGCCGACGGCCGGGTGGTCTCCACCGGCCCGCGCGGCGGCACGGTCCCGGCCGGGGGCTCCGTGCTCCAGGGCATCGGCGCCGCGTCCGACTGGCTGACGGCCCACGCCCGGCGGGGCGAGCGGATCGCGCTGGAGGAGGTCGTCCGGGACACCTCCGGCCGCCGGGTCCGGCTCGACTCCGACGACAGCGTCGTCAGCGCCGCCCCCACGCTGGTGAAGGACGGCCGTATCGCCGTCGACGCCGCCACCGAGGGCACCCTCGACCCGAAGGACCTCTCCTTCGGCTACGCCTGGTCGAACGTGCGGCAGCCCCGCACGATGGCCGGGCTCGACAAGAAGGGGCGGCTGATCCTGGCCACGGTGGACGGCCGGCAGCCCGGTGTGAGCGAGGGCTTCACCCTGGAGGAGGCCGCCCGCTTCATGCGCTCCCAGGGCGCCGTCCAGGCCCTCAACCTGGACGGCGGCGGCTCCACCGCCATGGCCGTGAACGGCAAGCTCGCCAATATCACCTCCGACGCGACGGGCGAACGCGCGGTGGGCGACACGGTCCAGGTGCTGCCGTAA
- a CDS encoding short-chain dehydrogenase — MTITLITGANKGIGFETARQLLALGHVVYIGARDVERGEKAAAALGARFVQLDVTDDASVSSALATIDSAEGRLDVLVNNAGILGDGATDGPTALRAFDTNAVGLVRVTEAALPLLRKSSNPTVVTVSSSAGSFWAVTNPDRPEFGLPLALYSASKSAATMLTVQYAKSQPGIKFNAVEPGTTATDLTAAFGIGRAPEESARVVVRLATLDADGPTGTFQDENGELPW, encoded by the coding sequence ATGACCATCACGCTGATCACCGGGGCCAACAAGGGAATCGGCTTCGAGACGGCCAGACAGCTTCTTGCGTTGGGCCACGTCGTCTACATCGGCGCGCGTGATGTCGAACGAGGCGAGAAGGCGGCGGCAGCGCTCGGCGCGCGATTCGTACAGCTCGACGTGACCGACGACGCGTCGGTGAGCAGCGCGCTGGCGACGATCGACTCGGCCGAGGGCCGACTGGACGTCCTGGTGAACAACGCGGGCATCCTGGGGGACGGAGCCACCGACGGTCCCACGGCTCTCCGGGCCTTCGACACCAACGCGGTGGGACTCGTACGCGTCACGGAGGCGGCGCTTCCGCTGCTGCGCAAATCCTCGAACCCAACCGTGGTCACCGTTTCGAGCAGCGCCGGGTCGTTCTGGGCCGTGACCAATCCGGACCGGCCGGAGTTCGGCTTGCCGCTGGCGCTCTACTCCGCCTCCAAGTCCGCGGCCACCATGCTTACGGTCCAGTACGCCAAGTCCCAGCCGGGCATCAAGTTCAACGCGGTCGAGCCCGGCACCACCGCGACCGACCTGACCGCGGCGTTCGGAATCGGAAGGGCGCCGGAGGAGAGTGCCAGGGTCGTCGTGCGCTTGGCAACTCTCGACGCGGACGGCCCGACAGGAACCTTCCAGGACGAAAACGGAGAACTGCCCTGGTAG